GCGGCGTGTAGTCCACGCGAAAGCGCAGCGTTGCCTGGCGCTTTTCGTCGAGGTGAAATCCGTAACGCGGCGTGCGGCCGGTCAGCCCCGCCGACAGCGCCGACGGACCGCCTTCGAAGTTCGAGCGCGCGCCGCTGACTGAATTCGAGAATATGACCACGCCCGTGTCGCCGAACGCCACGTGTTCGCCGCGCGTGGCGGCAAGCACCGTCTGATAGTTGATGCATGTGTCGGTCATGCTGACGCCGAGTCGCTCGAACGCGCGAATTGCACGACGCTCGAGATCGACCATCCAGTCGCGCTGGCCGAGATCGTTAGCGTGTTTGAAATCCGTGCCGCGCGGGTCGGTAATGGTCGGAATGCAGACGGTGTGGCGGTCGCCGCCGGCCTCGGACAGTTGCTCGAGCCACATCACGCCAGCCTGACCGAGACTTTCCGTATCTGCCATCACGTGTGCCTGCGTTACCGGTACAAAGTCGCGCGCGCCAAAGAAATCGCCCACCGCGACCTGATGGCGCATCGCCATTTGCAGGACTTTTCCACGTTCGCCGTTGAGCATCGCGGTTTCTTCGTCGTCAAGAAGCATTCGCTATCTCCAGTCATGTTTTCCACGCCCTCGGGCGCCGACGACAGCACACCGTCGGCTCCGACCTGATCGATTCCCCGCCGGGGCTTGCCTTCACATCAGCTTGATTGTTGTATTAGCGTGTATTAATACAATAAAGACAGATGCTAGTCACAGATCGGACCGATGTCAACAGGCGAGCGTACGGAGCGGATGGGGCTCGAATGAGGCGGCGCTTCGCCATATACCGGCACGTTAGCGACATTACCTGGTTGACATATCGAGAAGCAAACATATAGCATGAATTGAGATGTCCTAATACAAGTACGTACAAAAAGACCCCTGAAGCTTGGTAAGGAGACGCGCCAATGGCTTTTCGTCGATGGAGGCCCGCACCGGCGGACCTTGTACTGCTGCTTATCTGTCTCTTGTACCTGATTCAGTACTCCGACCGCGTGAACATCGCGACGGCCGCCAGTGCGATCCGTCAGGACCTGCATCTGTCGAACACGGAGCTTGGCTTTGCCTTCTCGGCATTTGCTTACCCGTATGCGGTCGTGCAACTGTTCGGCGGCTGGCTCGGCGACAAGATCGGCGCGCGCCGCATCCTGACGTGGTTCGGACTGACCGTGGCGCTGGCGTCGGTTCTCACCGCGTTTGCCGGCGGCTTGTGGTCGCTGGCCGCCTGCCGCTTTCTGCTTGGCGTTGGCGAAGCGCCTTCACTCTCGACTGCGACATCCGCGATGTCGCGCTGGCTGCCAGTCGAGCGGCGCGGCTTCGCGCAGGGCATCACGCATGCATGCTCGCGGGTGGGCAGCGCGCTCACGCCGCCCGTCATTGCGCTGCTCATGGCGCTTTGGGACTGGCGAGCAGCGTTCGTACTTGCCGGCGTGGTCGGCGTGATCTGGGTCGTCGCATGGTTCTGGTACTTTCGCGACGAACCGGCGCAGCACCGAAGCGTGTCGAGCGCGCAGCTGGCCGCGCTGCCCGTGCCGCGCGACCGCGCAGAAAAAGTGAAGGTGCCCGTGCGCGCGCTGTTCGTGCGAATGCTGCCTGTTACCGTCGTCGACTTCTGCTATGCGTGGACGCTGTGGGTCTTCCTCACGTGGCTTCCGTCATTCTTCCTTCACTACTACCACATGAACC
The nucleotide sequence above comes from Paraburkholderia sp. SOS3. Encoded proteins:
- a CDS encoding MFS transporter; this translates as MAFRRWRPAPADLVLLLICLLYLIQYSDRVNIATAASAIRQDLHLSNTELGFAFSAFAYPYAVVQLFGGWLGDKIGARRILTWFGLTVALASVLTAFAGGLWSLAACRFLLGVGEAPSLSTATSAMSRWLPVERRGFAQGITHACSRVGSALTPPVIALLMALWDWRAAFVLAGVVGVIWVVAWFWYFRDEPAQHRSVSSAQLAALPVPRDRAEKVKVPVRALFVRMLPVTVVDFCYAWTLWVFLTWLPSFFLHYYHMNLKSSALFTSGVFVAGILGDTLGGTISDRIYRNSGSLKKARRNVIITGMAGALVFLMPVLFVKELTIVAASLCCAFFCMELVIAPLWSVPMDIAPRFAGTASSFMNLGFGIAGVLSPLTFGFVIDQTGNWTLPFLLSITTLVVGIVFTFWMRPEQPLTVNEAPQREPASSTA